Part of the Actinomyces howellii genome, CCTCAACACCAGCGAGGACTGAACCGAGGACTGAACCGAGGACTGAGGCGTCGCGCCCCTGCCCGGCGGCACTCAGCGGGAGGCGTCGGGCAGGGGCACCTCGGCGTCGGGCTCGTGGGTGATGCGGTTGCGCAGGTCGCGGCGCACGATCTCGATGCTCCACATCCACACGATGTGGCCGAAGAACTCGGAGAAGTGCTCGGACCAGGTCTGGGCGCCCTCGACCCACGGGAAGGGGTTGGGTGCCCAGCCCAGCAGCGGCATGACGACGACGTGGGCGCCGACGTAGACGGCGACGCCGAAGACGGCGCCCTGCCAGAGCTTGATCCGGGGGCAGTACTCCGCGGCGACGCAGTAGAGCAGGCCGAAGACGATCCCGAAGCTGAAGTGCACGATGAAGGACATGATCGGCAGCTCGTTGTTGGAGAACGTCACCATCGTGTGCGAGGTCTCAGGGCTCATGCCGAACCACTCGAGCATCGCCTGGGGCGGGTTGGTCTCCGAGCGCAGCCCGGGCGTGCGCGGCGGAAAGGGCACCTCCCAGCCGAACTTGACGATGGCGGAGAAGACTCCCGCGATGAGTCCGACGACGGCCGCCACTGTGACCCGGCGGCGGGCCGGGTCGGTCGTGACGAGGTGCTGGGTGAGCCACTGGGTCATGGTGCTGCCTCCAGGGGGTGGGAGCGGTCGGGTACCGTCCTGGAGGTGCCTCGACTCGGGTGCCCCAAGGTTGTCACGGAGCCGGACGACGGTCCAGCGCCGGGCCCCATGTCGTGACAAGCAGGGGCCGAAGCGCCGCCGCGCGGCAGCACCTCAGACGCGGGTCCGCAACGGGCCGGGTGCCCGCCAGGCGCCGGTCAGAAGGAACCAGAAGGAACCAGAAGGCGCCAGAAGAGGTGGGAAGCAGTCAGAAGTAGTAGGGGAAGGGTGACCAGTCCGGTGGCCGGCGCTCGAGGAAGGCGTCGCGGCCCTCAGCGGCCTCGGCCGTCATGTAGGCCAGCCGGGTGGCCTCCCCGGCGAAGACCTGCTGACCCGCCAGCCCGTCGTCGGCGAGGTTGAAGGCCAGCTTGAGCATCCGGATCGCCTGGGGGGACTTGCCGGCCACGACGGCCGCGTACTCCAGGGCGCGCTCCTCGAGCTCGGCGTGCGGGACGGCCTCGTTGACCACCCCCCAGCGCTCGGCGTCACGGGCCGAGTACTCCCGGGCCAGGAAGAAGATCTCACGGGCGCGCTTGTCCCCGACCTGCCGGGCCAGGAGCGCCGAGCCGTAGCCGGCGTCGAAGGAACCGACGTCGGCGTCGGTCTGCTTGAAGCGCGCGTGCTCGATGCTGGCCACCGACAGGTCGCACACGACGTTGAGGGAGTGCCCCCCGCCGGCGGCCCAGCCGCTCACCGCGGCGATGACGACCTTGGGCATCGTGCGGATGAGCCGCTGGACCTCCAGGATGTGGAGGCGTCCGGCGCGCGCGGCGTCGATGCGTGCGCGCCGCGCGGCGACCTCGGCGTCATGCCGGTCCGGTGCGTCGTCCTCGTGCGGCTGCCCGGGCTCGTCGTCGGGCTCGTCGTCGGGCTCGTCGTCGCGCTCGTAACGGTATCCGTCAGCGGCCCGGACCCGCTGGTCGCCGCCGGAGCAGAATCCCCATCCGCCGTCCTTGGGACTCGGACCGTTGCCGGTGAGCACGACCGCACCGACGTCCCCGCTCATGCGGGCGTGGTCGAGGGCGCGGTAGAGCTCGTCAACCGTGCGCGGCCGGAAGGCGTTGCGCAGCTCGGGGCGGTTGATGGCGACCCGGGTCACCGGCAGGTCCCGCACCCACGCCCCGGAGCCGTCGCGCAGGCAGCCGCGGTGGTAGGTGACGTCGGTGAGGTCGTCGAATCCCTCGACGGCGCGCCAGCGCGACGGGTCGAAGATCTCGGAGACCCGTGCGGGCAGCGGGTACGCGGTGGCCAGGCTCATGGCCTCCAGGGTAGGCGGTGGGGCAGCCTCCGCGGACGAGGCTCGGGGACGGCCCGTGACACGGTGAGTCCCGGCCTGAGCCCCGGCCTGATCCCCGCCCTGAGCCGTCGCACGGCCCGTGGCGCGCCGGTGGGTCGTGCCGCGGCCCGTCTCGCGGCCCGGGCTTCCGGGCGACCCGCCGGCGGGGTGTCCGGGGCGTCACCGAAGGGTGGCCGTACTGCAATCTGAGCGCCGACGCGGATGGCTATCCTGGTTCCGTGACAAGCCACTTCCTAGAGCACACCTTCGATGCCAAGAGCATCCGCGGCGAGATCGACCTCCTGGCCCTCCACGCCTCAGATCGCGCGGGGATCCTTGACGGCGTCGACAGGGCCGTCGTGTGGGACGTGGACTTGACGACGAGGTTCAGAGGCATCACCCGCCGCGACGGCGTCCTCCTCCACGGACCGGGCGGGTGGGGGGAGGTCGCTCCGTTCTGGGACTACGGCCCCGAGGAGGCGGCGCCGTGGCTGGCCAGCGCCCTGGACTCGGCTGTGCGCGGGCACGACGACCTGCCGCGTCACCGGGACACCGTCCCCGTCAACGTGACCGTCCCCGAGGTCGACGAGGTCAGCGCCCACGCCCTTGTCCTGTCATCGGGCGCCACGACCGCCAAGGTCAAGGTCGGTTCGAGCCGCACCGTGCGCGGCACGGCCCTGGCGGACGACCTCCACCGCCTCGCCGCCGTGCGCGACGCCCTGGGACCCTCGGGTCGCATCCGCATCGACGTCAACGGCGCCTGGGACCTGGAGACCGCGCGGGCCAACGTGCCCCTGCTCAACGCGGCCGCCAAGGGCCTGGAGTACGTCGAGCAGCCCTGCGCCTCCGTCGAGGACATGGCGGCGCTGCGCCGCGTCGTCGACGTGCCCATCGCCGCCGACGAGTCCATCCGCCTGTCCGAGGACCCCCTGGCCGTGGCCCGCCTCGAGGCCGCCGACATCGCCGTGCTCAAGGTCGCGCCCCTGGGAGGGGTCCACCGGGCGCTGGAGCTGGCCGAGCGCCTTGGGCTGCCGGCTGTCGTGTCCTCGGCCCTTGACACCTCCGTGGGCATCGCTGCGGGCGCCGCCCTGGCGGCCGCCCTGCCCGACCTCAACCACGCCTGCGGCCTGGGGACGGTCTCCATGCTCACCCGGGACGTCGCGGTCCCCAGCGTCGCGCCGGTGCGCGGGACCCTCGAGGTCAAGCCGGCCCACGTCTCCAAGGCGCTGCTCGGCTCGACCCTGGCGGACGCCGAGGTGACCGGGCACTGGCAGGTGCGACTGTCCCACCTCGTGGCCGCGCTGACCGCCCGCAGGGAGCGCGAGGCGTGGGGGCCTGCGACGGCGGTGGCGGGACTGCCGCTGTGAGCGGGGCTGGCGAGTCGCAGGCCGTCGGGGACCCGCAGGACCTGGCGCGCGGGTCGCATGACGCCCCCTCCCTCGTCGCCGCCCGGACGGTCGTCGCGGCACTCGTCGCGGCCGGGGTGCGTGAGGCGGTCCTGTCCCCGGGGTCGCGCAGTGCTCCGCTGGCCTACGCCCTGGCCGAGGCGCAGGACCGCGGTGAGCTGGGCCTGCGCCTCGTCCTCGACGAGCGCTCGGCCGGGTTCACGGCCCTGGGCATCGCCCGCGCCCACCTCCTGGCCGCCCAGGGCGCCCCGGTCAGCCCCGTGGTCGTGGCCACGACCTCGGGCAGCGCCGTCGCTAACCTCCACCCCGCGGTCCTTGAGGCCGACGCCGCAGGGGTGCCGTTGCTCGTCATCTCGGCCGACAGGCCCCACGAGCTCGTGGGCACCGGCGCCAACCAGACCACTGAGCAGGTGGGCCTGTTCGGGACGGCCCCGCGCCTGGCCGTCGACCTCTCGGCCGACCTCATCGGGCTCCCCCCGGTCGGGGACGCCTCCGGCGCCGCCGCCCTGAGCGGGCAGGTGCGCCGCGTCGTCCTGGCCGCCAGCGGCGCCCTGAGCCGGGACCCCGGCCCGGCCCACCTCAACCTCCGTCTGCGCCCGCCCCTGGCCCCGGCGCCCGCACGGTCCCCGGCCCCCGAGGTCGTCGCGGACCTGGCGGCCCGGCCTGGACCCCGGCTCGGCGACCCGGGGGCGCTGAGCGCCCGGATCGCTCGCACCAGCCCGCCCCCGTCGGTGGGGCACGACCCGAGCCCCGTGCGCTCCTGCGATCCGGGGCAGCGCGGCGTCGTCGTCGTCGGTGACTGCCCGGACCCGGTTGTCGGGCGTCTTGGCCGGGCCCTGGCCGAGCACCTGTCCTGGCCCCTCCTGGCTGAGCCGACCTCGGGCGCACGCGGGGGCGTCATGGCGCTGACCCGGTACGCCGAGCTGCTCGGCACGCCCCAGGGCGCGCGACTCCTCGGCCTTGCCGACAGGGTCCTCGTCCTGGGTCACCCCAGCCTCACCCGGAGCGTGAGCGCGCTGCTGGCGCGCACCGACCTGCGCATCGACGTCCTGGCCGACCGG contains:
- a CDS encoding 1,4-dihydroxy-2-naphthoyl-CoA synthase, translating into MSLATAYPLPARVSEIFDPSRWRAVEGFDDLTDVTYHRGCLRDGSGAWVRDLPVTRVAINRPELRNAFRPRTVDELYRALDHARMSGDVGAVVLTGNGPSPKDGGWGFCSGGDQRVRAADGYRYERDDEPDDEPDDEPGQPHEDDAPDRHDAEVAARRARIDAARAGRLHILEVQRLIRTMPKVVIAAVSGWAAGGGHSLNVVCDLSVASIEHARFKQTDADVGSFDAGYGSALLARQVGDKRAREIFFLAREYSARDAERWGVVNEAVPHAELEERALEYAAVVAGKSPQAIRMLKLAFNLADDGLAGQQVFAGEATRLAYMTAEAAEGRDAFLERRPPDWSPFPYYF
- a CDS encoding YagU family protein; the protein is MTQWLTQHLVTTDPARRRVTVAAVVGLIAGVFSAIVKFGWEVPFPPRTPGLRSETNPPQAMLEWFGMSPETSHTMVTFSNNELPIMSFIVHFSFGIVFGLLYCVAAEYCPRIKLWQGAVFGVAVYVGAHVVVMPLLGWAPNPFPWVEGAQTWSEHFSEFFGHIVWMWSIEIVRRDLRNRITHEPDAEVPLPDASR
- a CDS encoding o-succinylbenzoate synthase; translated protein: MTSHFLEHTFDAKSIRGEIDLLALHASDRAGILDGVDRAVVWDVDLTTRFRGITRRDGVLLHGPGGWGEVAPFWDYGPEEAAPWLASALDSAVRGHDDLPRHRDTVPVNVTVPEVDEVSAHALVLSSGATTAKVKVGSSRTVRGTALADDLHRLAAVRDALGPSGRIRIDVNGAWDLETARANVPLLNAAAKGLEYVEQPCASVEDMAALRRVVDVPIAADESIRLSEDPLAVARLEAADIAVLKVAPLGGVHRALELAERLGLPAVVSSALDTSVGIAAGAALAAALPDLNHACGLGTVSMLTRDVAVPSVAPVRGTLEVKPAHVSKALLGSTLADAEVTGHWQVRLSHLVAALTARREREAWGPATAVAGLPL
- the menD gene encoding 2-succinyl-5-enolpyruvyl-6-hydroxy-3-cyclohexene-1-carboxylic-acid synthase is translated as MSGAGESQAVGDPQDLARGSHDAPSLVAARTVVAALVAAGVREAVLSPGSRSAPLAYALAEAQDRGELGLRLVLDERSAGFTALGIARAHLLAAQGAPVSPVVVATTSGSAVANLHPAVLEADAAGVPLLVISADRPHELVGTGANQTTEQVGLFGTAPRLAVDLSADLIGLPPVGDASGAAALSGQVRRVVLAASGALSRDPGPAHLNLRLRPPLAPAPARSPAPEVVADLAARPGPRLGDPGALSARIARTSPPPSVGHDPSPVRSCDPGQRGVVVVGDCPDPVVGRLGRALAEHLSWPLLAEPTSGARGGVMALTRYAELLGTPQGARLLGLADRVLVLGHPSLTRSVSALLARTDLRIDVLADRARFTDLAGTARVVALDPRAAVRSGYEQAAVLVARSIEAVGADSDWVRQWHEAVAGLDPLTPEVDRPGPDHGSGPLSADAVVQAVWEAALEAGAGPLGDTTGDTTGDPAGDTEPDGLPAVLVLGSSMTVRRLDRLAALAAPRLPAPRAVANRGLAGIDGTLATATGVALGVGAPVRAVVGDLTFLHDAMSLGRGIHETEPDLQVIVLDDAGGAIFATLEYAGVPGAHRFDRLFTTPQTPRVDALARALGATVHSPEDLAGLRRVLAAPVSGLSVVHVRLGDRRGGATGADGLAG